The following coding sequences are from one Collimonas arenae window:
- a CDS encoding phospholipase D-like domain-containing protein, protein MSDTVLKTHNSNTTHVDLNSRNCTATVQWFCELDKAKHPITQDNQLDIYMCGQQSFAEIAKDIAAAKETLDLICWGFDPGMELERKDNSAWPRGWVFGSMLTEAAGRDVKVRLLVWYDRLPSYIQNNLVGYTGDQRKGYLIDSPSTSAEDAMAVGLQPPLPVLGNDPRSPEQLRQGFCVQWWREALHGKIKNLEVKFRKGNPDAILKSLKNPASPEDMPSTVAPSHGGLINEYDLIVKNGTHHQKTVLIDYAREGGAKAVGYVMGLNSTSDYWDTAEHLFDTPLRETDWVLKSDTAKALGATHRISRDPLHDYVSRIRGAALQDVHNNFLTAWVRAKGQPHPGESTALPPSLPKVAGGSRIQIVRTQPEEGDKTIKNAYFQASGLARNYLYIENQYFFYERWVRHLKEKRAEFTKWSCAAGVKPRDAKLLHLFVVMPSPEDDGMVPRTYDMVKSLGEGQSMTGIDPRKPDGQKSVIEAAQEKYNNDVVAWNKMTPQQQMEEPGMTPVKGWLLQTSERVQEPVKNPKTGEIKALGLKVLIGRLITHNKGRPLPKQVSNYRQIYIHSKLMIIDDSFITLGSANMNLRSMAGDSEINMVTDDAAKAAELRRRVWGSIQGDLGNVMATMGVSRRLLMRLRIGKS, encoded by the coding sequence ATGAGCGATACCGTGCTAAAAACGCATAACAGCAATACGACCCACGTCGATTTGAACAGCCGCAACTGTACCGCAACGGTGCAATGGTTTTGTGAATTGGATAAAGCCAAGCATCCTATTACGCAGGACAATCAGTTGGATATTTATATGTGTGGCCAGCAGTCTTTTGCAGAAATTGCCAAAGATATCGCCGCCGCCAAAGAGACGCTCGATCTGATCTGCTGGGGTTTCGATCCCGGCATGGAATTGGAGCGCAAGGATAATAGCGCATGGCCGCGCGGGTGGGTATTTGGCAGCATGCTGACGGAAGCTGCAGGACGGGATGTCAAGGTACGCCTGCTGGTTTGGTACGATCGTTTGCCGAGCTATATACAGAACAATCTGGTTGGCTACACCGGTGACCAGCGCAAGGGCTACTTAATCGATTCACCCTCCACTAGCGCCGAAGATGCTATGGCAGTCGGACTCCAGCCGCCACTGCCGGTATTGGGCAACGATCCACGCAGCCCGGAGCAATTGCGCCAGGGTTTTTGTGTGCAGTGGTGGCGCGAAGCCTTGCATGGAAAAATAAAGAACCTGGAAGTCAAATTCCGCAAAGGCAATCCTGATGCGATTCTGAAAAGCCTGAAAAATCCGGCCAGCCCGGAAGACATGCCCAGTACCGTTGCGCCAAGCCATGGTGGCTTGATCAACGAGTACGACCTTATCGTCAAGAACGGCACGCATCACCAGAAGACGGTTCTGATCGACTATGCGCGTGAAGGAGGAGCGAAGGCGGTCGGTTACGTGATGGGCCTGAATTCCACCAGTGACTATTGGGACACTGCCGAGCATCTATTCGACACGCCATTGCGTGAAACTGACTGGGTGCTTAAGTCGGATACTGCCAAAGCCCTGGGCGCCACCCACCGGATCAGCCGCGATCCGCTGCATGACTATGTCAGTCGCATCCGGGGCGCTGCATTGCAGGATGTGCACAACAATTTTCTGACTGCATGGGTACGCGCCAAGGGGCAACCACACCCGGGAGAAAGTACGGCATTGCCACCGAGCTTGCCAAAGGTGGCGGGTGGATCGAGGATACAAATCGTGCGTACGCAACCGGAGGAGGGCGATAAAACCATCAAGAACGCCTACTTCCAGGCTAGCGGCCTGGCGCGCAATTACTTGTATATAGAAAACCAGTATTTCTTTTACGAGCGCTGGGTGCGCCATCTGAAAGAGAAGCGCGCCGAATTTACCAAATGGTCCTGCGCTGCCGGAGTAAAGCCGCGTGATGCCAAGCTTCTACACTTGTTTGTCGTGATGCCCTCGCCGGAAGATGACGGCATGGTGCCGCGCACTTACGATATGGTGAAGAGCCTGGGCGAAGGCCAGAGCATGACCGGTATCGATCCCCGCAAACCCGACGGCCAGAAAAGCGTCATCGAGGCTGCCCAGGAAAAATACAACAACGATGTCGTTGCCTGGAACAAGATGACGCCGCAGCAGCAGATGGAAGAGCCCGGCATGACACCCGTTAAAGGTTGGCTGCTGCAGACATCCGAGCGCGTGCAGGAGCCGGTAAAGAACCCAAAAACCGGCGAGATCAAAGCCCTCGGCCTCAAGGTGCTGATAGGGCGGCTGATTACCCACAACAAAGGCCGTCCTTTACCCAAGCAGGTGTCCAATTACCGGCAAATCTATATCCACAGCAAGCTGATGATTATCGACGATTCGTTCATCACGCTGGGCAGCGCCAACATGAACCTGCGCAGCATGGCCGGTGATAGTGAGATCAATATGGTGACGGATGATGCGGCCAAGGCTGCGGAATTGCGGAGGCGGGTTTGGGGCAGCATTCAGGGGGATTTGGGGAATGTCATGGCGACGATGGGGGTATCACGGCGATTGCTAATGCGTTTGAGGATTGGCAAGAGTTGA
- a CDS encoding DUF6396 domain-containing protein — protein MRRLAQLIICLLLATFTLIACSMKPTLPRNMTLKAFDPHRKVFVCQYEVNNVPPIDAQAEAWFQEGLRLTSADLPPNQRNYPKAVELWQKAADKNHWKAMMNLAGVLIDGDGFAPYEVAAEPERAVQIVERGMQLGIPAAFDLMGSFHQNGAGVTGDVSRAYGFWELAADKGSPSAQTFLGKALKAAYDNPREGFWGNRKIGLKMLECAYAQGYGKAALELGVTLGNTDKDYPRALKILHEGVKMGCEDCANSLSSNFRNISALTNNFIDTARSERYSALGDALYQNPDLRFPNLDKILPLPPAKLPQWDGKTESLINAAKPVVPAPPPPAVTPGANLSGRAHIPQGWVLPKNPWPPADEARDLPHAGYLRPQYETTAAAYTGYWLAQLLQPVTSRHHAWDQHQAPHYYAKGELFDRTRPGLISDDGRIMWHYMGVPEKVRPNELPAEVRRGIWRMAEANPALSSCSGDEPCSRSGVWQPILPDGHPLRSLVNRRWKETFALQGQPFPDPKKDWLLDVESHEMKWYLVEAA, from the coding sequence ATGCGCCGCCTAGCCCAACTAATTATCTGTCTTTTATTAGCCACTTTTACTTTGATTGCCTGCTCTATGAAACCAACCTTACCGCGCAACATGACCTTAAAAGCCTTTGATCCCCATCGTAAGGTTTTTGTTTGCCAATACGAAGTCAACAACGTACCGCCGATTGATGCACAGGCGGAGGCATGGTTTCAGGAAGGCTTACGCCTGACCAGCGCTGATTTGCCGCCGAATCAACGCAATTATCCAAAGGCGGTAGAACTGTGGCAGAAGGCCGCAGATAAAAACCACTGGAAGGCCATGATGAACCTTGCAGGGGTACTGATTGATGGCGATGGGTTTGCGCCCTATGAGGTCGCGGCTGAACCGGAGCGGGCGGTGCAAATTGTAGAGCGCGGCATGCAGCTTGGCATTCCAGCTGCCTTTGATTTGATGGGGAGTTTTCATCAAAACGGAGCTGGTGTGACAGGAGATGTCAGCCGTGCTTATGGTTTTTGGGAATTGGCAGCGGACAAGGGAAGTCCAAGTGCGCAGACTTTTCTGGGGAAAGCACTTAAAGCTGCATACGATAATCCGCGAGAAGGTTTCTGGGGGAACCGCAAGATAGGCTTAAAGATGCTGGAGTGCGCTTATGCGCAGGGTTATGGTAAAGCGGCTTTAGAACTTGGCGTTACATTGGGGAATACCGACAAGGATTATCCGCGCGCACTCAAAATTCTGCACGAGGGAGTCAAAATGGGATGCGAGGATTGTGCGAACTCTTTGTCTTCAAATTTCCGTAACATATCCGCTCTTACCAATAATTTCATCGACACGGCCCGCTCCGAACGCTACAGCGCTTTAGGCGATGCCCTCTACCAAAACCCCGATCTACGCTTCCCCAACCTCGATAAAATCCTGCCGCTACCACCAGCCAAACTCCCCCAATGGGACGGCAAAACAGAATCGTTGATCAACGCCGCCAAGCCGGTCGTCCCTGCACCGCCGCCGCCGGCTGTCACACCAGGAGCCAACCTGTCCGGCCGTGCGCACATTCCACAAGGCTGGGTGCTGCCGAAAAATCCCTGGCCGCCGGCCGATGAGGCGCGCGACTTGCCCCACGCGGGCTATCTCCGGCCGCAATACGAAACCACCGCTGCCGCTTACACCGGCTACTGGCTGGCGCAGCTGCTGCAGCCGGTCACTTCCCGTCACCATGCGTGGGATCAACATCAGGCGCCGCACTACTACGCCAAGGGCGAATTGTTTGACAGAACGCGCCCTGGCCTGATCTCTGATGACGGCCGCATTATGTGGCATTACATGGGCGTTCCGGAAAAGGTGCGGCCGAACGAATTGCCTGCTGAGGTACGCCGGGGTATCTGGCGCATGGCGGAAGCCAATCCCGCCTTGTCGTCATGCAGCGGGGACGAGCCGTGTTCGCGTAGCGGGGTGTGGCAACCAATCCTGCCGGATGGACATCCGCTCCGGTCTTTGGTGAACCGGCGCTGGAAGGAAACCTTTGCACTCCAGGGACAACCGTTCCCGGACCCGAAAAAGGACTGGCTGCTGGATGTGGAGAGCCACGAAATGAAATGGTATCTAGTCGAAGCGGCGTGA